Proteins found in one Arachis stenosperma cultivar V10309 chromosome 8, arast.V10309.gnm1.PFL2, whole genome shotgun sequence genomic segment:
- the LOC130943657 gene encoding zinc finger protein CONSTANS-LIKE 2-like — MKSCELCKVPARTFCESDQASLCWDCDANVHGANFLVARHTRTLLCHACQSPTPWKASGDRLGNTVSLCEMCAGGNKVSAEESEGGNDDDIDTEDDDLEDEEEEEDDDDDEVPADEEEEEDGDNQVVPWSSTAPPPPAPSSSSSEESVSRRCNHADEEDFSEAVPLKRHRHDVDHDDFLEGSKAWRYKRRYGGSGERRLVG; from the exons ATGAAGAGCTGCGAGTTGTGCAAGGTTCCGGCCAGGACCTTCTGCGAGTCCGACCAGGCCAGTCTCTGTTGGGACTGCGACGCCAACGTTCATGGTGCTAACTTCCTCGTCGCCAGGCACACAAGAACCCTCCTCTGTCACGCCTGCCAGTCACCCACGCCCTGGAAGGCTTCCGGCGACAGGTTAGGCAACACCGTCTCGCTCTGTGAGATGTGCGCCGGCGGCAACAAGGTCTCCGCGGAGGAGAGCGAAGGAGGCAATGACGACGACATAGACACCGAGGACGACGATCTTGAAGacgaagaagaggaagaggatgatGACGATGACGAGGTTCCCGCCGacgaggaggaggaagaagacgGGGACAACCAGGTGGTGCCTTGGTCCTCTACGGCGCCGCCCCCGCCGGCTCCGAGCTCATCCAGCAGCGAAGAGTCGGTCAGCCGCCGGTGCAACCACGCCGACGAAGAGGATTTTTCTGAGGCAGTTCCCTTAAAACGGCATCGTCACGATGTGGATCATGATGATTTTCTG GAGGGTTCGAAAGCTTGGAGATATAAACGGAGATACGGGGGGAGTGGAGAGAGGAGGTTGGTTGGTTAG
- the LOC130943315 gene encoding universal stress protein PHOS32-like encodes MKPQSPDRPVPTLSPRSPFAASASASNRKIAIAVDLSDESAYAVQWAVQNYLRPGDAVILLHVRPTSVLYGADWGSVDCGGGEESSESAESEQKKREEDFDNFTATKASDLAEPLVEAKIPFKIHIVKDHDMKERLCLEVERLGLSAVIMGSRGFGASKRASKGGRLGSVSDYCVHHCVCPVVVVRYPDEKDGGNGGFGSAGSAQGKVVDEGDVLHPVPEEEHEVEEYHDAQDEHHKDT; translated from the exons ATGAAGCCGCAATCACCGGATCGTCCGGTTCCCACTCTCTCCCCTCGCTCCCCCTTCGCCGCATCGGCCTCCGCTTCTAACCGCAAAATCGCTATCGCCGTCGATCTCAGCGACGAGAGCGCCTACGCCGTCCAGTGGGCCGTACAAAACTACCTCCGCCCTGGCGACGCCGTGATCCTGTTGCATGTGCGTCCCACGAGCGTGCTCTACGGCGCCGACTGGGGCTCCGTCGACTGCGGCGGCGGAGAGGAATCCTCGGAATCGGCGGAATCAGAGCAGAAGAAGCGGGAGGAGGATTTCGATAACTTCACAGCGACGAAGGCGAGTGACCTTGCGGAACCCTTGGTAGAGGCGAAGATCCCGTTCAAGATCCACATTGTGAAGGACCATGACATGAAGGAGAGGCTGTGCTTGGAGGTCGAGAGGTTAGGGCTTAGTGCTGTTATCATGGGGAGTAGGGGTTTTGGTGCTTCCAAGAGAGCTTCCAAGGGTGGAAGGTTGGGGAGTGTTAGTGACTACTGTGTTCATCACTGTGTTTGTCCCGTTGTGGTGGTGAGGTACCCCGACGAGAAGGACGGTGGTAACGGTGGTTTTGGTAGTGCTGGTAGTGCTCAGGGGAAGGTTGTGGATGAAGGGGATGTTCTTCACCCTGTGCCTGAGGAGGAGCACGAGGTTGAGGAGTATCATGATGCACAGGATGAACACCACAAAG ATACTTGA